The nucleotide window GATCGATGCAAGCTCCGGCTTTATGAAAGACGGCAACAAAAACCGCCTTCGCTCGCGAGATATTCATAAGATTGTTGATGTCTTTAATACCCAGGAAGAAGTTGAGAAATACTCACGGCTTGTTCCCCTTAAAGAGATTGAGAAAAACGAGTTTAACTTAAACCTCCCCCGCTATATCGATAGTCAGGAAGAAGAAGACCTTCAAGATATTGAAGCCCATCTAAAAGGCGGCATCCCTTCACGCGATGTCGAAGCGCTTAAAGAGTATTGGGACGTATGCCCTGGGCTTAAAGCAGCGCTCTTTTCTGAAAACCGGTCAAAATATCTTGATCTATCGGTTGATAAGACAGCCATTAAAAACTCAATCTTTGAGCACCCGGAGTTTCAAAGCTATACCGAGAAGATGAACGCGCTCTTTTCCGAGTGGCGAAACCGCGCAGAGAAAAAGCTAAAAGCTTTAGAAGCCGGTCATAATCCGAAAGAAGTTATCTTTGAGCTTTCTGAAGACCTCCTTGATCACTACGAAGAAGCACCGCTCCTTGATCAGTACGACATCTATCAGCACCTGATGAACTACTGGTCTGATACGATGCAAGATGACTGCTACCTGATAGCGGCTGATGGATGGACTGCGAAAGCTGAGCGCATTATTGAGAAAGATAAAAAAGGAAAAGAAAAAGATAAGGGCTGGAGCTGTGATCTCGTTCCAAAGAGTTTAATAGTTTCTCGCTACCTTGAAGACGAGCAAAAAGCGATCACTGAACTAGAAACCGCACTTGAAATTGCTGCTGCAGAAAGAACTGAGCTTGAAGAAGAACACGGCGGAGAAGAAGGGGCATTCTCTGAGCTTGAGAAGATAAATAAAGGTGCAGCAAGTGCACGAATAAAAGAGCTTCGGGCGGACAAGCAATCAGAGGCGGAATCAAAAGAAGAGATCGCTATCTTAAAGAAATGGACTGAGCTTAATAACCAGGAGTCAAAGCTTAAAAAAGAGCTAAAAGAGAAAGAAGCTGAGCTTGATGAGAAAGCCTACAAGCAATA belongs to bacterium and includes:
- a CDS encoding type I restriction endonuclease subunit M, producing AEAEIRKNLVTRGYIKGIIGLPANLFYGTGIPACIVLVDKEGAKDRKEIFMIDASSGFMKDGNKNRLRSRDIHKIVDVFNTQEEVEKYSRLVPLKEIEKNEFNLNLPRYIDSQEEEDLQDIEAHLKGGIPSRDVEALKEYWDVCPGLKAALFSENRSKYLDLSVDKTAIKNSIFEHPEFQSYTEKMNALFSEWRNRAEKKLKALEAGHNPKEVIFELSEDLLDHYEEAPLLDQYDIYQHLMNYWSDTMQDDCYLIAADGWTAKAERIIEKDKKGKEKDKGWSCDLVPKSLIVSRYLEDEQKAITELETALEIAAAERTELEEEHGGEEGAFSELEKINKGAASARIKELRADKQSEAESKEEIAILKKWTELNNQESKLKKELKEKEAELDEKAYKQYPKLSELEIKTLVVDDKWLSTLESLIHGEMDRVSQSLTQRVKELAERYETPLPKMTEQVAELEGKVNKHLERMGFSWM